Proteins from one Labrenzia sp. CE80 genomic window:
- the minC gene encoding septum site-determining protein MinC — MKFKGKSFIAIVLTPETPSDAWFAELDRIISRTPGFFIDRPIILDVRGRKMPIEELEELLAGLAERSIRVMGIDGVSGTRLKPGMPPSFGGGRLASDVEVPDPQPGTPGDAEENEAEAPKAKGTQASARNGKNGKAEGASDEPIRVATGPTPDGQSIVITEPVRSGQSVMHPAGDITILGSVSSGAEVIAGGSIHVYGALRGRALAGVSGNDNARIFCTKLDAELVSINGLYQIADDFSGDVLSKAAQIRFENEKLIFEPLA, encoded by the coding sequence ATGAAGTTCAAGGGTAAGTCCTTTATCGCCATCGTTCTCACGCCGGAGACACCCTCCGACGCGTGGTTTGCCGAGCTCGACCGGATCATCTCCCGCACGCCCGGCTTCTTTATCGATCGGCCGATCATTCTGGATGTGCGCGGCCGGAAGATGCCGATCGAGGAACTGGAAGAGCTGCTTGCAGGTCTCGCCGAGCGCTCTATCCGCGTCATGGGCATCGACGGGGTTTCCGGCACGCGCCTCAAACCCGGCATGCCGCCAAGCTTCGGCGGCGGGCGTCTGGCGTCCGACGTCGAGGTGCCCGATCCTCAGCCCGGAACGCCCGGGGACGCCGAAGAGAACGAGGCTGAGGCGCCAAAGGCCAAAGGCACACAGGCATCAGCCAGGAACGGGAAGAACGGCAAGGCCGAGGGCGCTTCGGATGAGCCGATAAGAGTGGCGACCGGACCTACTCCGGACGGCCAGTCGATCGTCATCACAGAGCCCGTGCGCTCGGGCCAGAGCGTCATGCATCCGGCGGGCGATATCACGATCCTCGGATCGGTCTCCTCTGGCGCCGAGGTCATTGCAGGCGGGTCTATCCATGTCTACGGCGCCCTGCGCGGCCGGGCTCTGGCTGGCGTGTCCGGCAACGACAATGCACGGATCTTCTGCACGAAGCTGGATGCCGAACTGGTCTCGATCAACGGTCTCTACCAGATCGCAGATGATTTTAGCGGCGACGTTCTGAGCAAGGCGGCCCAGATCAGGTTCGAAAACGAGAAACTGATCTTCGAGCCGCTGGCCTAA
- the minD gene encoding septum site-determining protein MinD, with translation MSNATVIVVTSGKGGVGKTTSTAAIASALAKQGYKVCAVDFDVGLRNLDLIMGAERRVVFDLVNVVRGEASIKQALVRDKKLDNLYLLPASQTRDKDALTDEGVASVINELRMYFDWIVCDSPAGIERGATLAMRYADEAIIVSNPEVSSVRDCDRIIGLLDSKTVVAEDGGRMPKHLLITRYDVERAKLGDMLAVDDVVDILSVPLIGVVPESRDVLKASNVGLPVTLSDEASPAAKAYTEATQRLLGEDIPVTIPSEKKGLLGKLFKGRAA, from the coding sequence ATGAGCAACGCCACAGTCATCGTGGTCACTTCGGGCAAGGGCGGCGTCGGCAAGACGACCTCGACCGCCGCCATTGCCTCTGCGCTGGCCAAACAGGGATACAAGGTTTGCGCGGTCGACTTCGACGTCGGCCTGCGCAACCTGGACCTGATCATGGGCGCCGAACGCCGGGTGGTCTTTGACCTCGTCAACGTCGTGCGCGGCGAAGCCTCGATCAAGCAGGCGCTGGTCCGCGACAAGAAGCTGGACAATCTCTACCTGCTGCCGGCCTCCCAGACCCGCGACAAGGACGCGCTCACCGACGAGGGCGTTGCCAGCGTCATCAATGAGCTGCGCATGTATTTCGACTGGATCGTTTGCGACAGTCCGGCCGGCATCGAGCGCGGCGCGACCCTGGCAATGCGCTATGCGGATGAGGCGATCATCGTCTCCAACCCGGAAGTCTCTTCGGTGCGTGACTGCGACCGGATCATCGGTCTCCTGGATTCCAAGACCGTGGTTGCCGAAGACGGCGGACGCATGCCGAAGCACCTGCTGATCACGCGCTATGACGTGGAGCGGGCAAAGCTCGGTGACATGCTTGCGGTTGATGATGTGGTCGATATTCTGTCGGTGCCGCTGATTGGGGTCGTGCCCGAAAGCCGCGACGTGCTGAAGGCCTCCAACGTTGGCCTTCCGGTCACTCTGTCGGACGAGGCATCGCCAGCGGCCAAGGCCTATACCGAGGCCACCCAACGACTTCTGGGAGAAGACATTCCCGTCACGATTCCCTCTGAAAAGAAGGGGCTGCTTGGCAAACTCTTCAAGGGGAGGGCTGCATGA
- the minE gene encoding cell division topological specificity factor MinE, with protein sequence MNIMAFFGRRDDSASVAKNRLKILLEHERGGNSSSDAKLISSLREDILAVVARHINIDPDAVHLEMDRTGDTTTLGIDIELPDTDIRKSA encoded by the coding sequence ATGAACATCATGGCCTTCTTCGGCAGGCGCGATGACAGCGCCTCCGTCGCCAAGAACCGCCTGAAGATCCTTCTCGAGCACGAACGAGGCGGCAACTCCTCCTCCGATGCCAAGCTGATCTCCTCCCTGCGCGAGGATATCCTGGCCGTCGTTGCGCGTCACATCAACATCGATCCGGATGCGGTGCATCTGGAAATGGACCGCACCGGCGACACCACGACCCTGGGCATCGATATCGAGCTCCCGGACACGGACATCCGCAAAAGCGCCTGA
- a CDS encoding redoxin domain-containing protein, translated as MTTAKPRVGAPIEPTSFPSLSGDTISIGQAKDRWTMLFVYRGKHCPRCKRYLNKLNAVLPAWTEVMDVLVVSADTKEKAQADMDEFGWDFDLCYGMSEAQMRALGLYVSEPLSEAETTENFAEPGAFAIRPDGTLMLVDISNGPAARPDLEELLDGMIFNITKDRPVRGTA; from the coding sequence ATGACAACGGCCAAGCCGCGCGTAGGCGCACCAATTGAACCGACCAGCTTTCCGTCTCTTTCAGGAGATACGATCTCAATCGGCCAAGCCAAGGACCGCTGGACCATGCTGTTTGTCTATCGTGGCAAGCATTGCCCGAGGTGCAAGCGCTACCTGAACAAGCTCAACGCCGTCCTGCCGGCCTGGACCGAGGTCATGGACGTCCTCGTCGTTTCCGCCGACACAAAGGAAAAGGCCCAGGCGGACATGGACGAATTCGGCTGGGATTTCGATCTCTGCTACGGCATGAGCGAAGCGCAGATGCGAGCGCTCGGCCTTTACGTCTCCGAACCGCTGTCTGAGGCCGAAACCACCGAAAACTTCGCAGAGCCCGGCGCCTTTGCCATCCGCCCTGATGGAACGCTCATGCTGGTGGACATTTCCAACGGCCCCGCCGCCCGGCCCGACCTTGAAGAGTTGCTTGACGGCATGATCTTCAACATCACCAAGGACCGCCCGGTCAGAGGCACGGCGTAA
- a CDS encoding 16S rRNA pseudouridine(516) synthase yields the protein MRLVKLIANLGYGSRKEIQTAIKHGWVTDRDGNTLKAYAKTAHEDILFDDEPLDPAVGMVVLMNKPLGYTCSTKDQGKLVYDLLPDRYRVRKPTLSTIGRLDKETSGALLFTDDGDLLHRVISPKADVPKIYEAELDRPLNGSEATLFASGEMMLENEHKPLKPAELEVFDDTHVRLTLHEGRYHQVRRMFAAAGNHVTALTRTHIGGLGLDGVAEGEWMLLDEDQVAKIFA from the coding sequence ATGCGCCTGGTCAAACTCATCGCGAACCTCGGCTACGGCAGCCGCAAGGAAATTCAGACCGCGATCAAGCACGGCTGGGTGACCGACCGGGACGGCAACACGCTCAAGGCCTATGCCAAGACGGCCCATGAAGACATTCTGTTCGACGATGAACCTCTGGACCCGGCGGTCGGCATGGTGGTCCTGATGAACAAGCCGCTCGGCTACACATGTTCGACGAAGGATCAGGGCAAGCTGGTCTATGACCTGCTTCCTGACCGCTACAGGGTCCGCAAGCCGACCCTGTCGACGATCGGACGGCTCGACAAGGAAACCTCGGGCGCCCTGCTCTTCACCGACGATGGCGACCTGCTACACCGGGTGATATCGCCAAAGGCTGACGTGCCCAAGATCTACGAGGCGGAGCTTGATCGCCCCCTGAACGGCTCTGAAGCAACGCTCTTTGCCTCCGGCGAAATGATGCTGGAAAACGAGCACAAGCCGCTGAAACCGGCTGAACTTGAAGTCTTTGACGACACCCATGTGCGCCTCACCCTGCACGAGGGCCGCTATCATCAGGTCCGGCGCATGTTCGCCGCCGCCGGCAACCACGTGACCGCCCTCACCCGCACCCACATCGGCGGGCTTGGCCTCGACGGCGTGGCCGAGGGCGAATGGATGCTTCTGGACGAGGACCAGGTCGCGAAGATCTTCGCGTGA
- a CDS encoding class I SAM-dependent methyltransferase: MTDTVLETLMLPLDEGMLGLADGDKALFLRARMGRELRTIPAVALTCEQSFAPDRDALDQAGYNVVAETDETGFSLVLALPTRQRQESRALLARAVKKAAAGGIVLACAPNTEGAKTAEADLDALAGLTGKLSKNKCRVFWATVSPDMINTALLDEWLQLDAPRDILEGAYVSRPGIFAWDRIDAASKLLTDNLPETLAGKGADLGCGFGYLARAVLERAPGVAAMDLYEAEKRALDLAEQNLAAFKGKKVLNGIWSDVTKGIEGPYDFIVSNPPFHQTGKADRSDVGQAFIRTAASGLRSGGTFYMVANRHLPYEATLNDVFGVVEMIADEGGYKVIRAIKRKVK, from the coding sequence ATGACCGATACCGTGCTTGAAACCCTGATGCTGCCTCTTGATGAAGGCATGCTTGGCCTTGCCGATGGCGACAAGGCCCTGTTCTTGCGCGCCAGGATGGGCCGGGAACTTCGAACGATCCCCGCCGTAGCGCTCACCTGCGAGCAAAGCTTCGCGCCAGACCGCGATGCTCTGGACCAGGCTGGGTACAATGTTGTCGCCGAAACGGACGAGACGGGTTTTTCGCTCGTCCTTGCCCTGCCGACCCGCCAGAGGCAGGAATCGCGCGCCTTGCTTGCACGCGCTGTCAAAAAGGCGGCTGCCGGCGGCATTGTTCTGGCCTGCGCGCCCAACACCGAAGGCGCAAAGACCGCCGAGGCTGATCTCGACGCGCTGGCAGGCCTGACCGGCAAACTGTCAAAGAACAAATGCCGCGTCTTCTGGGCAACCGTCTCGCCGGACATGATCAACACCGCACTGCTCGACGAATGGCTTCAGCTGGACGCGCCGCGTGACATCCTCGAGGGCGCCTATGTCAGCAGGCCTGGCATCTTCGCCTGGGACCGGATCGACGCGGCCTCCAAACTGCTGACCGACAATCTGCCGGAGACACTGGCGGGCAAGGGAGCGGATCTGGGCTGCGGCTTTGGCTATCTCGCCCGCGCGGTTCTGGAACGCGCACCGGGCGTTGCCGCCATGGACCTTTATGAAGCAGAAAAACGCGCGCTCGATCTGGCCGAGCAGAACCTTGCCGCCTTCAAGGGCAAGAAAGTGCTCAACGGCATCTGGTCGGACGTCACAAAGGGCATCGAAGGCCCCTATGATTTCATCGTCTCCAATCCGCCGTTTCACCAGACCGGAAAAGCCGACCGCTCGGATGTGGGCCAGGCCTTCATCCGGACAGCGGCGAGCGGATTGCGCAGCGGCGGCACCTTCTACATGGTTGCCAACCGCCACCTGCCCTATGAGGCGACGCTGAACGACGTCTTCGGCGTGGTCGAGATGATCGCCGATGAAGGTGGCTACAAGGTCATCCGTGCGATCAAGCGGAAGGTGAAGTGA
- a CDS encoding class I SAM-dependent methyltransferase: MTSSAPFWDKLARRYAKTPIKDQAGYERWLARVREHLGPESNVLEVGCGTGSTALLLAPSVKSYLSTDFAAGMVEIADEKLAQEPQPNLRFVQADPFDESVAPAANGADGGYDAVLAFNFLHLTEDPAATTRRLTQLVRPGGLLITKTVCLGHKQILFGPLVWALRLFGKAPTVRFMTTGDVDDLMTANGLDLIETITFPKIPSQFVVAHKPAI, encoded by the coding sequence ATGACATCAAGCGCCCCCTTCTGGGACAAACTTGCCCGTCGCTACGCCAAGACGCCAATCAAGGATCAGGCCGGCTATGAGCGGTGGCTGGCTCGGGTGCGTGAGCACCTTGGCCCTGAAAGCAACGTTCTAGAAGTCGGCTGCGGCACCGGATCGACAGCTTTGCTGCTTGCGCCCTCGGTGAAATCCTATCTGTCCACTGACTTTGCCGCCGGGATGGTCGAGATCGCCGACGAGAAGCTTGCGCAGGAGCCGCAGCCCAATCTGCGCTTTGTGCAGGCAGATCCCTTCGACGAGAGTGTTGCACCGGCAGCCAATGGCGCTGACGGCGGCTATGACGCGGTGCTCGCCTTCAACTTCCTGCATTTGACCGAAGATCCCGCCGCCACGACCAGGCGGCTGACGCAGCTTGTGAGACCGGGCGGCCTGCTGATCACAAAGACCGTCTGCCTCGGTCACAAGCAGATCCTTTTCGGCCCGCTGGTCTGGGCACTGCGCCTTTTCGGCAAGGCACCGACGGTGCGCTTCATGACCACCGGCGATGTGGATGATCTGATGACGGCGAATGGCCTGGACCTCATCGAGACCATCACCTTTCCGAAAATCCCGAGCCAATTCGTTGTCGCGCACAAACCTGCCATCTGA
- a CDS encoding LysR family transcriptional regulator, translating into MNWQAISFDWNNARAFLATAEEGSFSAAARVLGLTQPTLGRQVAALEAELGVVLFERVGRSLKLTPFGTDLLDHVRGMAEAARCLSLAASGQAQSSEGKVCISASDLMAAYLLPELIGELRRREPGIHIEVLASNELSDLRQREADIALRHVRPDHPELIARLIREMCASFYASPRYLAEHGRPETFEDMASHALVGFVDDGVLLDHLNRSGVPVTSANIICNSADGNVAWQMVREGLGIGIMADDIAERCPDVERLFPGIDPFRYPLWLVTHRELNTSRRIRLVFDFLADAFKQPGPVKRRGG; encoded by the coding sequence ATGAATTGGCAGGCTATCTCTTTTGACTGGAACAATGCGCGGGCCTTTCTTGCCACCGCTGAAGAGGGCTCTTTTTCGGCTGCGGCCCGTGTCCTTGGGCTGACCCAGCCGACCCTTGGACGGCAGGTGGCCGCGCTTGAGGCGGAGTTGGGCGTTGTCCTGTTCGAGAGGGTGGGCAGATCTCTGAAACTGACACCCTTCGGCACCGATCTGCTGGACCACGTCAGGGGTATGGCAGAAGCGGCGCGCTGTCTCTCGCTGGCCGCATCGGGTCAGGCCCAGTCGAGCGAGGGCAAGGTCTGCATTTCCGCCAGCGACCTGATGGCGGCCTACCTGCTGCCGGAGCTCATCGGCGAACTGCGCCGGCGGGAACCGGGCATCCACATTGAAGTGCTGGCGTCCAACGAGCTGAGTGACTTGCGCCAGCGCGAAGCGGACATCGCCCTGCGCCATGTGCGTCCGGACCATCCGGAATTGATTGCCCGCCTGATCCGCGAAATGTGCGCCAGTTTCTATGCCTCGCCCCGGTACCTGGCTGAACATGGACGCCCGGAGACCTTTGAGGACATGGCGTCCCACGCGCTGGTCGGCTTCGTCGACGATGGCGTGTTGCTGGACCATCTGAACCGCAGCGGTGTGCCCGTGACCAGTGCCAATATCATCTGCAATTCCGCAGACGGCAATGTCGCCTGGCAGATGGTGCGCGAAGGCCTGGGCATCGGGATCATGGCCGACGATATCGCCGAGCGCTGTCCGGATGTCGAACGCCTGTTTCCCGGGATCGACCCTTTCCGCTATCCCCTGTGGCTTGTCACGCACCGGGAGCTGAACACAAGCCGCCGGATCCGACTGGTGTTTGATTTCCTTGCCGATGCCTTCAAGCAACCAGGGCCGGTGAAACGACGCGGCGGCTGA